The Candidatus Methanoperedens sp. genomic interval CTTTGCATACCGCTTTTGTGGAGGCGTCGTATTCGCGAGCAGTTCCGTGGAGGGTACAGCCGGGGTAATAAGCGAGTTTCATTTTTCCACCTCTTCGAAGATGCTCTTTATCTGATCGGTGCCTTTGATTTTATGGGGCAGGATGCTGAGTTTTCCTTTCTTGAATAATTCAAGCCCCATCGGTGCGTAATCAAGTGCTCCTTTCAGACCTTTTGTCTTTAGCATGAAGCTTCCGCTCACGCCGGCTTCATACCACCTGCCGTTCTTCTTTACCGAATCAATGAAAAGGTTATCAAAAAGAGGCTTTGGATTGTTAAGCTTGAGCTTCCCGGCTTTTGCCTCGCGCTGTGCTATTGCGCGGATAGCTCCCATGACTTCAGTGATTTTCACATCCTGCGGGCATCGCTCATAACATATATAGCAGGAAGCGCACAGCCAGAGAGAGTCGTCTGTCAGCACTTCATTGCGCATTCCAAGCAGGGCTTTTCTGATGATCTTTCGAGGGTTATATACGCTGTCTATCTCGGTGACAGGGCATCCTACGGTGCATCCCGTGCAGTTAAAACAGCGCTTGATGTTTTCGCCGCCCGGCTCGTTTGCGATCTCGTATTTGAAATTAGGGTCAAGCTCGCTTGTTTTGATCATTTGCCCGCCTCCATTTGCCGCGCAAGGAATACGCTGAGGTCAACCACATCAAAATCATACTTCTTTACTGCATCTTTTTCATTCT includes:
- a CDS encoding 4Fe-4S dicluster domain-containing protein, with the protein product MIKTSELDPNFKYEIANEPGGENIKRCFNCTGCTVGCPVTEIDSVYNPRKIIRKALLGMRNEVLTDDSLWLCASCYICYERCPQDVKITEVMGAIRAIAQREAKAGKLKLNNPKPLFDNLFIDSVKKNGRWYEAGVSGSFMLKTKGLKGALDYAPMGLELFKKGKLSILPHKIKGTDQIKSIFEEVEK